From a single Anaerolineales bacterium genomic region:
- a CDS encoding TIGR03862 family flavoprotein: protein MTKTVAIIGGGPAGLMAAEVLSGQGVDVDVYDSMPSLGRKFLMAGKSGLNITHAEPFEDFVARYGDRQDEVKKWLMEFTPADLREWVRGLGIETFVGTSGRVFPVGMKASPLLRAWLKRLDEAGVRFHLRHRLMGLTGLTGLNGRRVSLEFETREGMKTVAAEAVILALGGGSWRRLGSDGAWVSWLGQAGVKVEALKPSNCGFDVAWSAVFKEKFDGHPIKSVVLSFGEFRQQGEFIVTQEGVEGSLIYAASALMRDALLTNGRAVMTLDLAPDKTEAQLAEKLSKPRGSRTLASHLEKAAGMKGVKAGLLREFVPKDEFADMHRLAFYIKQLPVPLTATRPLDEAISSAGGVTFEALDEHLMLRNLPGVFCAGEMLDWEAPTGGYLITACMASGRWAGRGVARWLD from the coding sequence ATGACGAAAACAGTGGCGATCATCGGCGGCGGACCCGCCGGGTTAATGGCGGCGGAGGTCTTGAGCGGACAAGGCGTGGATGTGGACGTGTACGATTCCATGCCGTCGCTGGGACGCAAGTTCCTGATGGCAGGCAAGAGCGGATTGAACATCACCCATGCGGAGCCGTTCGAGGATTTCGTTGCACGCTACGGCGACCGGCAGGACGAGGTGAAGAAATGGCTGATGGAGTTCACGCCCGCTGACCTGCGCGAATGGGTGCGCGGACTTGGCATCGAGACCTTTGTAGGCACATCGGGCAGGGTCTTTCCGGTGGGGATGAAGGCAAGTCCGCTGCTGCGGGCGTGGTTGAAGCGATTGGACGAGGCGGGTGTGCGCTTCCATTTGAGGCATCGGTTGATGGGTCTAACTGGTCTGACAGGTCTGAATGGTCGTCGGGTCAGTCTGGAGTTCGAGACGAGGGAGGGGATGAAGACGGTGGCGGCGGAGGCGGTCATCCTCGCGCTCGGCGGCGGCAGTTGGCGCAGACTCGGCTCGGACGGGGCATGGGTCTCATGGCTGGGGCAGGCTGGGGTCAAGGTCGAGGCGCTCAAGCCGTCCAATTGCGGATTTGACGTAGCGTGGAGCGCGGTCTTCAAAGAAAAGTTTGACGGGCATCCCATCAAGTCGGTGGTGTTGTCGTTCGGGGAGTTCCGCCAGCAGGGGGAGTTCATTGTCACGCAGGAGGGCGTGGAGGGGAGTTTGATCTACGCGGCGTCCGCTTTGATGCGCGATGCGCTCCTGACGAACGGACGGGCGGTGATGACGCTCGACCTTGCGCCCGATAAGACCGAGGCGCAGTTGGCGGAGAAGTTGTCGAAGCCGCGTGGTTCGCGGACGCTGGCAAGCCATTTGGAGAAGGCGGCGGGGATGAAGGGTGTGAAGGCGGGCTTGTTGAGGGAGTTCGTGCCGAAGGATGAGTTCGCGGACATGCACAGGCTGGCGTTCTACATCAAGCAATTGCCCGTGCCGTTGACCGCGACGCGTCCGCTGGATGAAGCCATCAGTTCGGCGGGCGGTGTGACCTTCGAGGCGCTGGACGAGCATTTGATGTTGAGGAACCTGCCCGGTGTGTTCTGCGCCGGTGAGATGCTGGACTGGGAAGCGCCGACGGGCGGGTATTTGATCACCGCCTGTATGGCGAGCGGGCGCTGGGCGGGGAGGGGCGTGGCGAGGTGGTTGGATTAA
- a CDS encoding zinc ribbon domain-containing protein: MARKVTKGFVKLEWVCPNCDGRNPGPAKTCEQCGAPQPDDVQFQRAAEEQLITDEKVAQAVRSGADIHCGFCGTRNPANAVTCSQCGGDLQEGKARKKGQALQAAPTPPKAVPCTNCGTENPGTAKTCAKCGAPLPRHEAPKPVQAQAASQPSAQAKRPPWLLFGGIAAFIALCCIAVVVMFMIPSKSVDATVTNVQWQTFVPVQEIQPVNYSNQAGSPPSDAYNVSCRTESREVCTERVVDTGTGFGEVVEECRTESEQYCSYTVDEWTTIQTYDLSGNDLFPQYSTPNIASDQRIGSASEDLSVYFSTTDGQIVYSPKSINEFQQFQPGSVWTLKLNALGGIISVER; encoded by the coding sequence ATGGCTCGCAAAGTAACAAAAGGGTTTGTAAAGTTGGAATGGGTCTGCCCGAATTGCGACGGGCGCAACCCCGGACCCGCCAAGACCTGTGAACAGTGCGGCGCGCCCCAGCCGGATGACGTCCAGTTCCAGCGCGCGGCAGAGGAACAACTCATCACCGACGAGAAGGTCGCGCAAGCCGTGCGCTCCGGCGCGGACATCCACTGCGGGTTCTGCGGCACGCGTAACCCCGCCAACGCAGTAACCTGCTCGCAATGCGGCGGCGACCTGCAGGAGGGCAAAGCCCGCAAGAAGGGACAGGCTCTGCAGGCGGCTCCGACTCCGCCGAAAGCTGTCCCCTGCACGAATTGCGGGACCGAAAACCCGGGCACGGCAAAGACCTGCGCGAAATGCGGCGCGCCCCTGCCGCGGCACGAAGCGCCGAAGCCGGTGCAGGCGCAAGCCGCCTCCCAGCCGTCGGCGCAGGCGAAGCGACCGCCCTGGCTGTTGTTCGGCGGCATCGCGGCGTTCATCGCCCTGTGCTGTATCGCCGTGGTGGTGATGTTCATGATCCCCTCCAAATCGGTGGATGCGACCGTGACCAACGTGCAATGGCAGACCTTTGTGCCGGTGCAGGAGATACAGCCGGTCAATTATTCGAATCAGGCGGGAAGCCCGCCTTCGGATGCGTACAACGTCTCGTGCCGCACGGAAAGCAGGGAGGTGTGTACCGAGCGCGTGGTGGACACCGGCACGGGCTTCGGCGAGGTGGTGGAGGAATGCCGCACGGAGAGCGAGCAATATTGCAGTTACACCGTTGACGAGTGGACCACCATCCAGACCTACGACCTGAGCGGCAACGACCTCTTCCCGCAGTATTCAACCCCCAACATCGCCAGCGACCAGCGCATCGGCTCCGCCTCGGAAGACCTGAGCGTGTACTTCAGCACCACCGACGGGCAGATCGTCTATTCGCCCAAGTCGATAAATGAATTTCAACAATTCCAACCCGGCAGTGTGTGGACGTTGAAGTTGAATGCGCTGGGCGGCATCATCAGTGTAGAGCGATAG